The Aeromicrobium sp. Leaf245 genome includes a region encoding these proteins:
- a CDS encoding ArsA-related P-loop ATPase, with protein sequence MTVWTPLHVVTGKGGTGKTTVAAALATALASRGRRVLLCEVEGRQGIAQLFDVAPLPYEERKIASGLDGGEVYALAIDPEAALLEYLQMFYRLGRAGKALDKFGIIDFATTIAPGVRDVLLTGKVYETARRQGSDRYDAIVMDAPPTGRITRFLNVNSEVAGLAKVGPIKRQADSIMQLMRARSTHVHLVTVLEEMPVQETIDGIAELQGARLPVGHVLLNLVRPELITAPTREALASGSLDDAAAAAALESAALPGDAAGPLLAQGRAHVERQQLQEEQREVIGDCGRPLVELPLLGDGVDHGALFELARILDDSIDLKGGTA encoded by the coding sequence GTGACCGTCTGGACCCCGCTGCACGTCGTCACCGGCAAGGGTGGGACGGGCAAGACCACCGTGGCCGCCGCCCTCGCCACCGCCCTGGCCAGCCGTGGGCGGCGCGTGCTGCTGTGCGAGGTCGAGGGACGCCAGGGCATCGCCCAGCTCTTCGACGTGGCGCCCCTGCCGTACGAGGAGCGCAAGATCGCGTCCGGCCTCGACGGCGGCGAGGTCTACGCGCTCGCGATCGACCCCGAGGCCGCGCTGCTGGAGTACCTGCAGATGTTCTACCGGCTCGGCCGGGCCGGGAAGGCGCTCGACAAGTTCGGCATCATCGACTTCGCGACCACCATCGCCCCCGGCGTCCGCGACGTGCTGCTCACGGGCAAGGTCTACGAGACCGCCCGCCGGCAGGGCTCGGACCGCTACGACGCGATCGTCATGGACGCACCTCCCACCGGCCGCATCACCCGGTTCCTCAACGTGAACAGCGAGGTGGCCGGCCTGGCCAAGGTCGGGCCGATCAAGCGCCAGGCCGACTCGATCATGCAGCTCATGCGCGCCCGGTCGACGCACGTGCACCTCGTGACGGTGCTCGAGGAGATGCCGGTGCAGGAGACGATCGACGGCATCGCCGAGCTGCAGGGCGCCCGGCTGCCCGTGGGGCACGTGCTGCTCAACCTGGTGCGCCCCGAGCTGATCACCGCCCCCACGCGCGAGGCGCTCGCGTCGGGGAGCCTCGACGACGCAGCCGCCGCGGCGGCGCTGGAGTCGGCGGCCCTGCCCGGCGACGCCGCAGGACCGCTCCTCGCCCAGGGGCGGGCGCACGTCGAGAGGCAGCAGCTCCAGGAGGAGCAGCGCGAGGTCATCGGCGACTGCGGGCGTCCGCTCGTCGAGCTTCCGCTGCTCGGCGACGGTGTCGACCACGGCGCGCTCTTCGAGCTGGCCCGGATCCTCGACGACTCGATCGACCTGAAGGGCGGCACGGCATGA
- a CDS encoding ArsA family ATPase gives MSGRSSSTAKGGAAKRRSRQPARGLPGSAAGRVDVDAMLADRTVQIIVCCGSGGVGKTTTSAALALRAAEQGRRVCVLTIDPARRLAQAMGLTELDNTPRPVADVDTSAGGSLDAMMLDMKRTFDEVVEAHATAEKAQQILTNPFYVALSSSFAGTQEYMAMEKLGQLHAAASDDPEVPDWDLIVVDTPPSRSALDFLDAPERLSSLLDGRFIKLLLAPAKGPARLLSAGFGIVTSALNKVLGAQVLTDVQTFVAAFDTLFGGFRQRAEATYSLLQADGTAFLVVAAPEPDAMREAAYFVERLAQEDMPLAGLVVNRVHERAPGGLTAADAESGAGRLRESGTGAYDEAVAELLDVHADRERVAAREEKVQRRFTGSHPRVPTVPVAALPTDVHDLDGLRRIGELIAGR, from the coding sequence ATGAGCGGGCGCTCCTCCTCCACCGCCAAGGGCGGCGCAGCGAAGCGTCGCTCGCGTCAGCCGGCCCGCGGCCTCCCCGGGTCGGCGGCGGGCCGCGTCGACGTCGACGCGATGCTGGCGGACCGCACCGTCCAGATCATCGTCTGCTGCGGGTCCGGCGGCGTGGGCAAGACCACCACGTCGGCGGCGCTCGCGCTGCGCGCGGCCGAGCAGGGCCGACGGGTGTGCGTGCTGACGATCGATCCCGCCCGGCGGCTCGCGCAGGCGATGGGGCTCACCGAGCTCGACAACACCCCACGCCCCGTCGCCGACGTCGACACGTCGGCCGGTGGCTCGCTCGACGCCATGATGCTCGACATGAAGCGGACCTTCGACGAGGTCGTGGAGGCGCACGCCACCGCCGAGAAGGCGCAGCAGATCCTGACCAACCCGTTCTACGTGGCGCTGTCGAGCTCGTTCGCGGGCACGCAGGAGTACATGGCCATGGAGAAGCTCGGCCAGCTGCACGCAGCGGCGAGCGACGATCCCGAGGTGCCCGACTGGGACCTGATCGTCGTCGACACGCCCCCCTCGCGGTCGGCGCTGGACTTCCTGGACGCCCCCGAGCGACTGTCGAGCCTGCTCGACGGACGGTTCATCAAGCTGCTGCTCGCGCCCGCCAAGGGTCCGGCACGACTGCTGAGCGCGGGCTTCGGCATCGTCACGAGCGCGTTGAACAAGGTGCTCGGCGCCCAGGTGCTCACGGACGTGCAGACGTTCGTGGCCGCCTTCGACACCCTGTTCGGCGGCTTCCGCCAGCGCGCCGAGGCCACCTACTCGCTCCTGCAGGCCGACGGCACGGCGTTCCTCGTCGTCGCCGCACCCGAGCCGGACGCGATGCGCGAGGCGGCCTACTTCGTGGAGCGGCTCGCCCAGGAGGACATGCCGCTGGCCGGGCTGGTCGTCAACCGGGTGCACGAGCGCGCGCCCGGCGGCCTGACCGCGGCCGACGCCGAGAGCGGGGCCGGTCGACTCCGCGAGTCCGGGACCGGCGCCTACGACGAGGCCGTGGCCGAGCTGCTCGACGTGCACGCCGACCGCGAGCGGGTCGCAGCGCGCGAGGAGAAGGTGCAGCGTCGGTTCACCGGCAGCCACCCGAGGGTGCCCACGGTGCCCGTGGCCGCGCTCCCCACCGACGTGCACGACCTCGACGGCCTGCGACGCATCGGCGAGCTCATCGCCGGGCGGTGA
- a CDS encoding RidA family protein, giving the protein MSDGIERRIADLGLTLPEVVPPLAAYVPAVRSGQHVFTAGQLPLVDGELVAKGKVGGEVSAEEAQDCARQCALNALAAVKSVVGSLDDVVRIVKVTVFVSSTPDFTGQPVVANGASELLGDVFGEAGVHARSAVGVPVLPIDAPVEVELVVEVG; this is encoded by the coding sequence GTGAGCGACGGCATCGAGCGGCGGATCGCCGACCTCGGGCTCACGCTGCCCGAGGTGGTGCCGCCGCTCGCTGCCTACGTCCCGGCGGTGCGGTCCGGGCAGCACGTGTTCACCGCCGGTCAGCTGCCGCTGGTCGACGGCGAGCTCGTCGCCAAGGGCAAGGTCGGTGGCGAGGTGTCGGCCGAGGAGGCACAGGACTGCGCGCGCCAGTGCGCCCTCAATGCGCTCGCCGCCGTGAAGTCCGTCGTCGGCTCGCTCGACGACGTCGTGCGGATCGTGAAGGTCACGGTGTTCGTGTCCAGCACGCCCGACTTCACGGGGCAGCCGGTCGTGGCCAACGGCGCGAGCGAGCTGCTCGGCGACGTGTTCGGCGAGGCCGGCGTGCACGCACGCAGCGCGGTGGGCGTGCCGGTGCTGCCGATCGACGCACCGGTGGAGGTCGAGCTCGTGGTCGAGGTCGGCTGA
- a CDS encoding WhiB family transcriptional regulator — protein sequence MGWNQNWAGQAACRGKSDALFVKGAEQNRAKQVCGGCSVRAECLAEALDNRIEWGVWGGMTERERRALLRRRPNVATWRSILQQTA from the coding sequence ATGGGGTGGAACCAGAACTGGGCCGGCCAGGCCGCGTGCCGTGGCAAGTCCGACGCACTGTTCGTCAAGGGCGCTGAGCAGAACCGCGCCAAGCAGGTCTGCGGCGGTTGCTCCGTCCGGGCCGAGTGCCTCGCGGAGGCGCTCGACAACCGGATCGAGTGGGGCGTCTGGGGCGGCATGACCGAGCGCGAGCGTCGTGCGCTGCTGCGTCGTCGGCCGAACGTGGCCACGTGGCGCAGCATCCTGCAGCAGACCGCCTGA
- a CDS encoding MBL fold metallo-hydrolase, with protein sequence MADAVTVTERASVVRADNPGIMTLEGTNTWILREPGAARSVVVDPGPDDAAHLDAVLEVAGEVALVLYTHHHGDHTDAFATFGERTGAPARAVSERFCSDAPPLVDGEEIDVDGLRLEVVPTPGHTRDSACLRLLDEPSVLTGDTVLGRGTTVVAHPDGALGPYLDSLAKLRQLVEEGTAGRLLPGHGPVVDDAAAVLDQYVDHRQERLDQVRAAVEAGRTTPRAVVEHVYADVDPVLWDAAELSVRAQLEYLQEA encoded by the coding sequence ATGGCTGACGCTGTGACGGTGACCGAGCGTGCGTCGGTCGTGCGGGCCGACAACCCGGGCATCATGACGCTCGAGGGCACCAACACGTGGATCCTGCGGGAGCCCGGCGCCGCCCGGTCGGTCGTCGTCGACCCCGGCCCCGACGACGCGGCCCACCTCGACGCCGTGCTCGAGGTCGCCGGCGAGGTGGCCCTCGTCCTGTACACGCACCACCACGGCGACCACACCGATGCCTTCGCCACGTTCGGCGAGCGGACCGGGGCGCCGGCGCGTGCGGTGTCCGAGCGGTTCTGCTCGGACGCGCCGCCCCTCGTCGACGGCGAGGAGATCGACGTCGACGGCCTGCGCCTGGAGGTGGTGCCGACGCCGGGCCACACCCGCGACTCCGCCTGCCTGCGCCTGCTCGACGAGCCGTCGGTGCTCACCGGTGACACGGTCCTGGGGCGCGGCACCACCGTGGTGGCCCACCCCGACGGCGCCCTCGGGCCCTACCTCGACTCCCTCGCCAAGCTGCGCCAGCTGGTCGAGGAGGGCACCGCCGGTCGCCTCCTGCCCGGCCACGGACCTGTCGTGGACGACGCCGCCGCGGTGCTCGACCAGTACGTCGACCACCGGCAGGAACGCCTGGACCAGGTGCGCGCCGCGGTCGAGGCCGGTCGCACGACCCCGCGCGCCGTCGTCGAGCACGTCTACGCCGACGTCGACCCCGTCCTGTGGGACGCCGCCGAGCTCAGCGTCCGCGCCCAGCTGGAGTACCTGCAGGAGGCCTGA
- a CDS encoding GatB/YqeY domain-containing protein, with protein sequence MSALKDRLRSDLTASMKARDALRSSTLRMVLTAVTNAEVAGKEARELTDDDVLTVLTSEAKKRREAAEAFEAGNRPELAQKERDEAAVLAEYLPEQLSADEVRALVTSTIEQLGVAGDGMKAMGRVMGALQPQVKGRADGGVVAAEVKKALGA encoded by the coding sequence ATGTCAGCCCTGAAGGACCGCCTCCGTTCCGATCTCACCGCGTCGATGAAGGCCCGCGACGCCCTGCGCTCGAGCACGCTGCGCATGGTCCTCACCGCCGTGACCAACGCGGAGGTGGCCGGCAAGGAGGCCCGCGAGCTGACGGACGACGACGTGCTGACCGTGCTCACGTCGGAGGCCAAGAAGCGTCGCGAGGCCGCCGAGGCCTTCGAGGCGGGCAACCGTCCCGAGCTGGCCCAGAAGGAGCGCGACGAGGCCGCCGTCCTGGCCGAGTACCTGCCCGAGCAGCTGTCGGCCGACGAGGTCCGCGCGCTCGTCACGTCGACCATCGAGCAGCTCGGCGTGGCCGGCGACGGCATGAAGGCCATGGGCCGGGTCATGGGCGCGCTGCAGCCGCAGGTCAAGGGTCGCGCCGACGGCGGCGTGGTGGCCGCCGAGGTCAAGAAGGCGCTCGGCGCTTGA
- a CDS encoding transglycosylase domain-containing protein, with the protein MPWDDLTDNVRRIAQTPPPTSSRASLVGTMIVLAVAAGVLVAAVVIPGTAFVAATANDVTRDVVELPLELDDVPNPQTTRLYASDGTLLAYFYEENRQDVPLDQIAGTMQNAIISIEDNRFYEHGALDLKGTLRALVNNASDGQTQGGSTITQQLVKLTLVQQATTKEQIRAATAKSTARKVRELKLAINYEESHTKKEILERYLNIAYFGDSAYGINAAAYHYFSVSPDQLTVKQAATLAGLVKNPEEFNPRVYPERALQRRNTVLQVLATQGKITQSQADELIASPLDLKLTRFPNGCVESVAAFSCDYIRQYLLDEEALGATVQERQARLERGGLTIKSNIDVRMQKAINKAVKNRVGAKDKAIGSLALVEPGTGNVRGIAQSKPMGRDKKAGQTYLNFSVPAKYGQSGGFQAGSTFKYFTAIAALKDGIPPSKSYRSPQTMKIPTGTYYDCEGRGTGTWDVKNSTGSGTFNMVTGLRRSVNTYFAQLEKDAGLCNTVKAAESMGITVPETNQVPSFTLGVTSVSTLDMAAAYAAAASGGEYCAPRPVNEVLDANGESLKKYPEQCERVMSKDVAAQVNDILRGLQQPGGFGFQNGTGLGIDSAAKTGTTNSSQAVWYVGYTPELAAASMIAGVNSKDNPASLVGVTLKGAPVSFSQAGGSSLSGPMWKDAMGTIQDYLSPERFDPPPRRQAARSTGGSNDDDRADAPTTTRRDTEQQPAPRGNGNGNGNGDRD; encoded by the coding sequence ATGCCTTGGGACGACCTCACCGACAACGTCCGGCGGATCGCCCAGACGCCGCCCCCCACCTCGAGCCGCGCCTCGCTCGTGGGGACCATGATCGTGCTCGCCGTCGCGGCGGGCGTCCTCGTGGCCGCCGTGGTCATCCCGGGCACGGCGTTCGTGGCGGCCACCGCCAACGACGTCACGCGCGACGTGGTCGAGCTGCCACTGGAGCTCGACGACGTGCCCAACCCGCAGACCACCCGCCTCTACGCGTCCGACGGCACCCTCCTGGCGTACTTCTACGAGGAGAACCGCCAGGACGTCCCGCTCGACCAGATCGCGGGCACGATGCAGAACGCGATCATCTCCATCGAGGACAACCGGTTCTACGAGCACGGCGCCCTCGACCTCAAGGGCACGCTGCGCGCCCTGGTCAACAACGCGTCGGACGGCCAGACCCAGGGCGGATCGACGATCACCCAGCAGCTGGTCAAGCTGACGCTGGTGCAGCAGGCGACCACGAAGGAGCAGATCCGCGCGGCCACCGCCAAGTCCACGGCCCGCAAGGTGCGCGAGCTGAAGCTGGCGATCAACTACGAGGAGTCCCACACCAAGAAGGAGATCCTCGAGCGCTACCTGAACATCGCGTACTTCGGTGACAGCGCCTACGGCATCAACGCCGCCGCGTACCACTACTTCTCGGTCTCCCCCGACCAGCTGACGGTCAAGCAGGCCGCCACGCTCGCGGGCCTCGTGAAGAACCCCGAGGAGTTCAACCCGCGGGTCTACCCCGAGCGCGCCCTCCAGCGACGCAACACCGTGCTGCAGGTCCTCGCCACCCAGGGCAAGATCACCCAGTCCCAGGCCGACGAGCTGATCGCCTCGCCGCTCGACCTCAAGCTCACGCGCTTCCCGAACGGCTGCGTGGAGTCCGTCGCCGCGTTCTCCTGCGACTACATCCGCCAGTACCTGCTCGACGAGGAGGCGCTCGGCGCCACCGTCCAGGAGCGTCAGGCACGTCTCGAGCGCGGCGGGCTCACCATCAAGTCCAACATCGACGTGCGCATGCAGAAGGCCATCAACAAGGCCGTCAAGAACCGCGTCGGCGCGAAGGACAAGGCCATCGGCTCCCTCGCGCTCGTCGAGCCCGGCACCGGCAACGTGCGCGGCATCGCGCAGTCCAAGCCGATGGGCCGCGACAAGAAGGCCGGGCAGACCTACCTCAACTTCTCCGTGCCGGCCAAGTACGGCCAGTCCGGCGGCTTCCAGGCCGGCTCGACGTTCAAGTACTTCACCGCGATCGCGGCCCTGAAGGACGGCATCCCTCCGTCCAAGTCGTACCGGTCGCCCCAGACGATGAAGATCCCCACCGGGACCTACTACGACTGCGAGGGACGCGGCACCGGAACGTGGGACGTCAAGAACTCCACCGGCTCCGGCACCTTCAACATGGTCACGGGACTCCGGCGGTCGGTGAACACCTACTTCGCCCAGCTCGAGAAGGACGCCGGCCTCTGCAACACGGTCAAGGCGGCCGAGTCGATGGGCATCACGGTGCCGGAGACGAACCAGGTCCCGTCCTTCACCCTCGGTGTCACGTCGGTCAGCACCCTCGACATGGCCGCCGCCTACGCCGCGGCTGCGTCGGGTGGCGAGTACTGCGCCCCGCGCCCGGTCAACGAGGTCCTCGACGCCAACGGCGAGTCGCTCAAGAAGTACCCCGAGCAGTGCGAGCGGGTCATGAGCAAGGACGTCGCAGCCCAGGTCAACGACATCCTGCGAGGCCTCCAGCAGCCCGGCGGCTTCGGCTTCCAGAACGGCACCGGGCTCGGCATCGACTCCGCGGCCAAGACCGGCACCACGAACAGCAGCCAGGCCGTCTGGTACGTCGGCTACACGCCCGAGCTGGCCGCCGCGTCGATGATCGCGGGCGTCAACAGCAAGGACAACCCGGCGAGCCTCGTCGGCGTCACGCTCAAGGGCGCGCCCGTGAGCTTCTCCCAGGCCGGCGGCTCCTCGCTGTCTGGTCCGATGTGGAAGGACGCCATGGGGACGATTCAGGACTACCTGAGCCCCGAGCGCTTCGACCCGCCGCCGCGGCGCCAGGCCGCGCGGAGCACGGGCGGCAGCAACGACGACGACCGCGCCGACGCCCCGACGACCACGCGGCGCGACACCGAGCAGCAGCCCGCACCCCGCGGCAACGGGAACGGCAACGGGAACGGCGACCGCGACTGA
- a CDS encoding NUDIX hydrolase, with protein MATWDGTAAPTRDAATIALLRPSAGGPETYLLRRQASMAFAPGMYVFPGGGLQESDREVVGWAGPTSSQWGDRLGCDPDTARALVVAAVRETFEESGILFAGTDAGSVVADTSSPELQKARLDLDAGELSFGDFLGSRGLVLRSDLLGAWAHWITPAFEPRRYDTRFFVAAVPRGQSVGTLPGEADRAVWAPIASVLEKVKAGEAAMLPPTWITCRELVRVDPAGVVDEAASREIRPIEPKLVNVDGEWFLDNPIEEETHG; from the coding sequence GTGGCGACGTGGGACGGCACGGCCGCGCCGACGCGCGACGCCGCGACCATCGCGTTGCTGAGGCCCAGTGCCGGTGGTCCCGAGACCTACCTCCTGCGGCGCCAGGCGTCGATGGCCTTCGCGCCGGGCATGTACGTCTTCCCCGGCGGTGGGCTCCAGGAGTCCGACCGCGAGGTCGTCGGCTGGGCGGGGCCGACGTCGAGCCAGTGGGGCGACCGGCTGGGGTGCGACCCCGACACGGCGCGGGCGCTGGTGGTGGCCGCGGTGCGCGAGACCTTCGAGGAGTCCGGGATCCTGTTCGCCGGCACCGACGCCGGGTCGGTCGTGGCCGACACGTCCTCCCCGGAGCTGCAGAAGGCCCGGCTCGACCTCGACGCCGGCGAGCTGAGCTTCGGCGACTTCCTGGGCAGCCGAGGTCTGGTGCTCCGCTCGGACCTGCTCGGCGCGTGGGCGCACTGGATCACCCCGGCCTTCGAGCCACGTCGGTACGACACCCGGTTCTTCGTCGCGGCCGTCCCGCGGGGGCAGAGCGTGGGCACCTTGCCCGGTGAGGCCGACCGCGCGGTGTGGGCCCCGATCGCGTCGGTCCTCGAGAAGGTCAAGGCGGGGGAGGCGGCCATGCTGCCGCCGACCTGGATCACCTGCCGCGAGCTGGTGCGGGTCGACCCCGCCGGCGTCGTGGACGAGGCCGCGTCGCGCGAGATCCGGCCCATCGAGCCGAAGCTGGTGAACGTCGACGGGGAGTGGTTCCTCGACAACCCGATCGAGGAGGAGACCCATGGCTGA
- a CDS encoding DUF4177 domain-containing protein: protein MTQWEYLTAPVLVHATKQILDNFGRDGWELVQIVPGMNPENLVAYFKRPVQS from the coding sequence ATGACGCAGTGGGAGTACTTGACGGCACCGGTGCTGGTGCACGCGACCAAGCAGATCCTCGACAACTTCGGCCGGGACGGGTGGGAGCTCGTGCAGATCGTGCCGGGCATGAACCCCGAGAACCTGGTGGCCTACTTCAAGCGACCGGTCCAGTCGTGA